The genomic interval TCCGCTGAGGCTAAAATCAATAGATAGATAATATAGATAGATAATATCAACTGAACAGGGGACAAACGTTTATGGTTCTACATTCTGACATTCATTCAAATAGATCAaaaatcattaaaatactcctactacaatgttaaaacattctacattgtgacataatTTCATTGATATTATGAAACAACTCCTTcttgtatgtattttctgatgtttaatcagagatattttatcagagtatctcttcccACATCAATCACATATATTAGGTttcactcctgtgtgtgttctctggtgtactgtcAGCTGGCTAGATctaataaaactcttcccacattgatcacagctatgaggtttcACTCCTGTGTGTACTTGCTGGTGtctagtcagattgctagatgtagtaaaactcttcccacattgatcacagccataaggtttctctcctgtgtgtgttctctggtgttcagttagattgctagatgtagtaaaactcttcccacattgatcacagccataagctttctctcctgtgtgaattctctggtgtatagttagattgccagatgtagtaaaactcttcccacattgatcacagctataaggtttctctcctgtgtgtccccgCTGGTGTCCTATCAGGCTGCTTAAGTGAGAAAAACTCGTACCACATTGATAACAGccaaaaggtttctctccagtgtgtat from Salvelinus alpinus chromosome 2, SLU_Salpinus.1, whole genome shotgun sequence carries:
- the LOC139549756 gene encoding zinc finger protein ZFP2-like, giving the protein MHTGEKPFGCYQCGTNFSHLSSLIGHQRGHTGEKPYSCDQCGKSFTTSSNLTEHQRIHTGEKPYSCDQCGKSFTISSSLTIHQRTHTGEKPYSCDQCGKRFILLQTLKSHQRIHTGEKPFGCYQCGTSFSHLSSLIGHQRGHTGEKPYSCDQCGKSFTTSGNLTIHQRIHTGEKAYGCDQCGKSFTTSSNLTEHQRTHTGEKPYGCDQCGKSFTTSSNLTRHQQVHTGVKPHSCDQCGKSFIRSSQLTVHQRTHTGVKPNICD